The following proteins come from a genomic window of Zerene cesonia ecotype Mississippi unplaced genomic scaffold, Zerene_cesonia_1.1 Zces_u007, whole genome shotgun sequence:
- the LOC119839008 gene encoding uncharacterized protein LOC119839008, protein MVYVALLFIKSEQDLLDASEKYGWKPAEQLLDLDKNVALRTLSQEHSATRDSIRGVELLATFVRDLGDVPQHRLADFERICEVIVHQLLHVHRTVHALQLSTMCLRLCKFLGDKVSYIRNVGTILYHADRQYPEIDSISANAVQLFSAVLITKGCMETALVFLCEVAMYYAKCKRRAAAAILLRTAQAHIVNASRSHPDVQLDLALGRLMEAQVLVCPDGGLAALTAANAIQRHYLATPTMGTVWTARRRYNLILKYSTSVSTEKCVKLCRYLKLWRRAKTAGGAGLGASGGKGQGAIYGAITQTCCPEDAQVKINNALKTILDCTTGAHVTSVDLNRKLEAFTPKHNHVETMRDCMIRTQLSPSLPCISVPAFVMPEFLKHGACACYACVMPACAILACQTAGLEASMHFRSKEDVIARNYFDGALTAFGLAEMKLKSIFLENFAKKFETYVVSLVRDSCFREFRELEVEFLIELAFFELSEKNFVKADDCIVRIQEILSDVDIDVYLQNEISNLLVSSALLREQRPEIPKELDIDLDSLKISSSAEAKTPEGKTLPVDTVQLVQKEEIPIKRKVVIKLNLDDPEEAEQTAVKPKSKFKIPEPVIAKPSLEIITPRPTRSRPNIVVTQVETPKTEKFFTPKSTPSEAFFTPQTSHKTYSRKIVKNLDAEFLTPKETPSDNMKKKDTKSLRKKTLLRATSPGKLEDKEKPVTRTRRVKQPVFDK, encoded by the exons TACCGCAGCACCGGCTGGCCGATTTCGAGCGAATCTGCGAAGTGATAGTTCACCAATTGCTGCACGTGCACAGGACGGTGCACGCTTTGCAGCTGTCGACGATGTGTCTGCgcctttgtaaatttttaggtGACAA AGTGTCGTACATACGAAACGTCGGCACCATACTGTACCACGCCGACAGGCAGTATCCGGAGATTGACAGCATATCAGCGAATGCTGTCCAGCTGTTCAGCGCTGTGCTGATAACTAAAGGATGCATGGAGACCGCTCTGGTGTTTCTTTGTGAAGTCGCG ATGTATTACGCGAAATGCAAGCGCCGGGCGGCGGCGGCCATCTTGTTGAGAACTGCGCAGGCGCACATCGTGAACGCGTCGAGGTCACATCCGGATGTGCAGT TGGACTTGGCGCTGGGCCGGCTGATGGAGGCGCAGGTGTTGGTGTGTCCCGATGGAGGATTGGCCGCCCTCACGGCGGCCAACGCGATCCAACGACATTATTTAGCTACTCCCACTATGG GCACCGTGTGGACCGCAAGGCGTCGGTACAATCTCATCTTAAAATATAGCACGTCTGTATCAACGGAGAAATGCGTGAAGCTATGTAGATACTTGAAATTGTGGCGGCGAGCGAAGACGGCGGGTGGTGCGGGGCTCGGGGCCAGTGGGGGCAAGGGGCAGGGGGCAATATATGGGGCAATCACGCAGACCTGCTGCCCGGAAGATGCGCAG GTGAAAATCAACAACGCGCTGAAAACAATACTCGACTGCACGACTGGCGCGCACGTGACCAGCGTGGATTTGAACAGGAAGCTGGAAGCCTTTACCCCAAAGCACAACCATGTGGAAACCATGCGGGATTGCATGATCAGAACGCAATTGAGCCCGTCGCTCCCATGCATTTCCGTGCCGGCTTTCGTCATGCCCGAGTTCCTTAAGCATGGCGCGTGCGCATGCTATGCATGCGTCATGCCGGCATGCGCGATCCTCGCATGCCAGACGGCTGGCCTAGAGGCGTCCATGCACTTCAGGTCGAAGGAAGACGTCATTGCCAGGAATTATTTCGATGGAGCGTTGACCGCTTTCGGGCTGGCGGAGATGAAATTGAAATCGATTTTTCTGGAAAATTTCGCGAAGAAATTCGAGACGTACGTTGTCAGTTTGGTCCGGGACAGCTGCTTTAGGGAATTCCGCGAGCTGGAGGTGGAGTTTCTGATCGAATTGGCGTTTTTTGAGCTGTCCGAGAAGAACTTCGTGAAGGCTGACGATTGTATTGTGAGAATACAAGAGATTCTATCGGACGTCGATATCGACGTATATCTACAAAACGAGATATCCAATTTGCTCGTATCTTCGGCGCTGTTGCGGGAACAGCGTCCGGAAATACCGAAAGAGTTGGACATAGACCTCGATTCGCTCAAAATAAGCTCCAGCGCAGAGGCTAAAACGCCGGAAGGCAAAACTCTACCCGTGGACACGGTGCAGTTGGTGCAGAAGGAAGAAATTCCGATAAAGCGAAAGGTCGTCATAAAACTCAATTTGGACGACCCGGAGGAAGCGGAGCAGACAGCGGTGAAGCCGAAgtcgaaattcaaaattccCGAACCGGTTATAGCCAAACCCAGCCTGGAAATAATAACGCCTAGGCCGACTAGATCGAGACCTAACATAGTGGTCACGCAAGTGGAAACCCCGAAAACCGAAAAGTTTTTCACCCCCAAATCGACGCCCAGCGAGGCGTTTTTCACCCCCCAGACCTCACACAAGACCTATTCGAGGAAGATCGTTAAAAATCTAGACGCTGAGTTCCTAACGCCCAAAGAGACTCCATCCGataatatgaaaaagaaaGATACGAaaagtttaagaaaaaagaCGTTACTAAGAGCTACGAGCCCTGGTAAGTTGGAAGATAAGGAGAAACCTGTAACTAGGACGAGGAGGGTTAAACAGCctgtatttgataaataa